Proteins encoded together in one Candidatus Woesearchaeota archaeon window:
- a CDS encoding HAD family hydrolase, with protein MKLVVFDLWQTLLDMPSNWNGFTFLKHRYDIDKEFWRNKVKPLYLCQELKSSEEFITQFLQTTKISADKEKLSQEQIEIITKEHQESKLFPDAIKAIKLVKEKGYMSGILSNQTSLYHEIYEKTLLPEYIDLGVFSHQIGYKKPDVHSYKYISKLSGIPFTDIIMIGDGKVNDYLAPKLIGINAHQINRTDDNSLYDLVKTILNNE; from the coding sequence ATGAAATTAGTAGTATTTGATTTATGGCAGACATTACTAGACATGCCATCAAATTGGAATGGATTCACATTTCTTAAACATCGTTACGATATTGATAAAGAATTTTGGAGAAATAAAGTTAAACCACTATACCTTTGTCAAGAACTCAAGTCATCTGAAGAATTTATCACTCAATTTCTTCAAACAACAAAGATTTCAGCTGATAAAGAAAAACTTTCTCAAGAACAAATAGAAATAATTACTAAAGAACATCAAGAATCAAAACTCTTTCCAGATGCAATTAAAGCAATTAAACTTGTTAAAGAAAAAGGATATATGTCTGGAATATTATCTAACCAGACAAGCTTATATCATGAAATATATGAAAAAACATTACTTCCTGAATATATTGATTTGGGAGTTTTCTCGCATCAAATAGGTTATAAAAAACCCGATGTACATAGTTACAAATACATAAGCAAACTATCAGGCATTCCATTTACAGATATTATTATGATTGGTGATGGAAAAGTAAATGACTATCTTGCGCCAAAATTAATAGGTATAAATGCTCATCAAATAAATAGAACAGATGATAATTCCCTTTA
- a CDS encoding ADP-ribosylglycohydrolase family protein produces MTFVNKIISSFEHLATGDALGKICSKYTTDEVIEIYGHKITGLKQPVRRTSIQTWNYGAITDDTILTKLVMDSLIKNKEFDRKDFAADLMICDPKGGTQIKKFKSSNNLEYVALDGETNGGAIRTLGLAVIHDNANKLTKDVIKLTTLTHGTLESISATLLTAYAQQAALRDIANINEYMLDTLQTYFPEGKHTKVIDNFHLATKIFSEHNSADMLDEMIGFTKYAWTSVPCAIATGILANNTYDEFINIIHRNQPNRDLDTMASIAGSIMGARKTNEKVKKISTEIGLANNIDFIYYGKELKKLRDKYAK; encoded by the coding sequence ATGACATTTGTTAATAAAATAATATCTAGTTTTGAGCATCTAGCAACAGGAGACGCTCTAGGAAAAATATGTTCAAAATATACGACTGATGAAGTTATAGAAATATATGGTCATAAAATAACTGGACTTAAACAACCAGTTCGACGAACAAGTATACAAACATGGAATTATGGTGCAATAACAGATGACACTATATTAACAAAACTAGTAATGGATTCATTAATTAAAAATAAAGAGTTCGATAGAAAAGATTTTGCTGCAGATCTTATGATATGCGATCCAAAAGGTGGCACTCAAATTAAAAAATTCAAATCAAGCAATAATCTAGAATATGTGGCGCTTGATGGAGAAACAAACGGAGGAGCTATACGTACTCTTGGTTTAGCAGTTATTCATGATAATGCAAATAAATTAACAAAAGATGTAATTAAACTGACAACACTCACGCATGGCACTCTCGAATCAATTTCTGCAACATTACTTACTGCATATGCACAACAAGCAGCCTTACGAGACATTGCAAACATAAATGAATACATGTTAGATACGCTGCAAACATATTTTCCTGAAGGTAAACATACTAAGGTAATAGATAATTTTCATCTCGCCACGAAAATATTCAGCGAGCATAACTCTGCAGATATGTTAGACGAAATGATTGGGTTTACAAAATATGCTTGGACTTCGGTTCCTTGCGCAATAGCTACAGGTATTTTAGCAAATAATACCTATGATGAATTTATTAATATCATTCACAGAAATCAACCAAATAGAGATTTAGATACTATGGCATCAATAGCAGGTAGCATTATGGGTGCAAGAAAAACTAATGAAAAAGTAAAAAAAATATCTACTGAGATTGGACTAGCTAACAATATTGATTTCATCTATTATGGAAAAGAATTAAAAAAACTTAGAGATAAGTATGCAAAATGA
- a CDS encoding phosphoribosyltransferase: protein MESVNKVHLYMLERRNGDTKKFKIIHPFDGRVDPLQPQFLQDVGRQLATKLNTTKIDYIVGFAEGGLLPAYGVSQATNIPMIGSYRVRLKHENEITFIEPHSERANHYIYGLKKNDNIIIVEDEITTGSTLVNAITEFERLGVNVIDIGTYIVASTKESAKNINTLAKKGYSIKYLYDENDFN, encoded by the coding sequence ATGGAATCAGTAAATAAAGTTCACCTTTACATGCTTGAAAGAAGAAATGGCGACACAAAGAAGTTCAAAATCATTCATCCTTTTGATGGACGTGTGGACCCACTTCAACCACAATTTTTACAAGATGTAGGTAGACAACTTGCAACTAAACTGAATACAACTAAGATTGATTATATTGTTGGTTTTGCAGAAGGAGGATTACTTCCAGCATACGGCGTATCTCAAGCAACCAATATACCAATGATAGGCTCATATCGTGTACGATTAAAACATGAAAATGAAATCACATTTATTGAACCTCATTCTGAGAGAGCAAATCACTACATATATGGTTTGAAAAAAAACGACAACATCATTATCGTGGAAGATGAAATAACAACAGGATCAACTCTTGTTAATGCAATAACTGAATTTGAAAGACTGGGTGTTAATGTTATTGATATTGGAACATATATAGTGGCATCAACAAAAGAAAGTGCTAAGAATATCAATACACTAGCAAAAAAAGGATACAGTATAAAATATTTATATGATGAAAATGATTTCAACTGA
- a CDS encoding mechanosensitive ion channel family protein, with translation MIFGLTYEQIVGLAFFRPILALFIILCTFIVAKIVSAVLRRYMNKSAKYIKVDKTHFAFMRHFVSGAIYLVGFGIAVYTIPSFQKLAISLLAGAGIFAVVIGFASQAAFANIVSGIFIAIFKPFRVGDTIQVGTNLGIVEDITLRHTVIKNFENKRIVVPNTIISEEVIENRNLVDEKICKHIVVGISYNSDLEKAMKLLQQLAQKHPLCIDYRTPADKKNKKPKVSVKVIGLGDSSVDLKAWVWTKNASDAFELGCDIYRDIKLLYDKEGIEIPFPHRTVYVRKDKPKRKSRR, from the coding sequence ATGATTTTTGGACTGACATATGAACAAATAGTGGGGTTGGCTTTTTTTAGACCTATTTTGGCTTTGTTTATTATTCTTTGTACATTTATTGTCGCTAAGATTGTAAGTGCAGTGCTTAGACGTTATATGAATAAATCTGCAAAATATATCAAAGTAGATAAAACTCATTTTGCCTTCATGCGACATTTCGTCAGTGGCGCTATTTACCTTGTAGGATTTGGCATTGCAGTGTATACCATACCTTCATTTCAAAAACTTGCTATTAGTCTTCTTGCTGGAGCTGGAATTTTTGCAGTAGTTATTGGCTTTGCATCACAAGCAGCATTTGCAAATATTGTGAGTGGTATTTTTATTGCAATTTTTAAACCATTTCGCGTAGGAGATACTATTCAAGTAGGAACCAACTTAGGTATTGTTGAAGACATTACACTTCGACACACCGTTATTAAAAATTTTGAAAATAAACGAATAGTTGTGCCAAACACCATCATCAGCGAGGAAGTCATTGAAAATAGGAATCTTGTTGATGAAAAAATATGCAAACATATTGTTGTAGGTATTAGTTATAATTCTGACTTAGAAAAAGCTATGAAGCTATTACAACAACTAGCGCAGAAGCATCCTTTATGTATTGATTATAGAACTCCGGCCGATAAAAAGAACAAAAAACCAAAAGTAAGTGTTAAAGTTATTGGTCTTGGCGACTCATCAGTCGACCTTAAAGCGTGGGTATGGACAAAGAACGCATCTGATGCATTTGAACTAGGATGTGATATTTATCGAGACATCAAATTACTTTATGATAAAGAAGGAATAGAAATTCCTTTCCCTCACCGAACAGTTTATGTTCGAAAAGATAAACCGAAACGGAAGTCGCGACGATGA
- the corA gene encoding magnesium/cobalt transporter CorA, giving the protein MKLFSKTQQKIGLAPGTLQYTGKKTTEKIKIKLFDYNKDDFAEQIIDNHAELKNFIKPNLVAWVNVTGVHDTELISSVCDQFNIHPLVQEDIVNTNQRPKMEIDEESIFFVFHLVHVNNDSTLEFEQISMVLGNDYVLTFQETEKDIFDPIRERIRGTKWRIRSRGTDYLAYAIMDLVIDHYFYVLELLGQRIEELETEILKEPTQAVFEKVHHLRRELVKIRRAVWPLREVVSQFHKSESKLIDKSTAMYIRDLYDHTIQVIDTTENFREMSSSLVDMYMTGVSNKMNEVMKVLTIIATIFIPLTFVAGLYGMNFNFMPELGWHYGYFATLGVMVIVAIAMIRYFRKKAWM; this is encoded by the coding sequence ATGAAATTATTTTCTAAAACACAACAAAAGATAGGTCTTGCTCCTGGAACACTTCAGTATACAGGTAAAAAGACAACTGAGAAAATAAAAATAAAACTCTTCGATTATAATAAAGATGACTTCGCTGAACAGATAATAGATAATCATGCAGAACTTAAGAATTTTATTAAGCCAAATTTAGTTGCCTGGGTTAATGTAACTGGTGTACATGATACAGAATTAATTTCTTCAGTTTGTGACCAATTTAATATTCATCCATTAGTACAAGAAGATATTGTAAATACAAATCAACGTCCAAAGATGGAAATTGACGAAGAATCTATTTTCTTTGTTTTTCACCTCGTCCATGTCAATAATGATTCTACACTGGAGTTTGAACAAATAAGTATGGTTCTTGGAAACGATTATGTTCTTACTTTTCAAGAAACTGAAAAAGATATTTTTGATCCCATACGTGAGCGAATACGAGGCACAAAATGGCGTATACGTTCTCGAGGAACGGATTATTTAGCTTACGCAATTATGGATTTAGTAATTGATCATTATTTTTATGTCTTAGAACTCTTAGGTCAACGAATTGAAGAATTAGAAACTGAAATTCTAAAAGAACCTACACAAGCAGTCTTTGAAAAAGTACATCATCTGCGGCGTGAGCTTGTAAAAATACGACGAGCAGTTTGGCCGCTTCGAGAAGTTGTTAGTCAATTTCACAAAAGCGAATCTAAGTTAATAGATAAATCGACAGCTATGTATATTCGAGACCTTTACGATCATACCATACAAGTAATAGATACTACAGAAAACTTTAGAGAAATGTCAAGTAGTCTAGTTGATATGTATATGACGGGCGTTTCTAACAAGATGAATGAAGTCATGAAAGTATTAACAATAATTGCAACTATTTTCATTCCTTTAACATTTGTTGCAGGACTTTATGGAATGAATTTTAATTTCATGCCAGAACTTGGTTGGCATTATGGTTATTTTGCGACTTTGGGCGTAATGGTTATTGTAGCTATTGCCATGATTAGATATTTTAGAAAAAAAGCTTGGATGTAA
- a CDS encoding prohibitin family protein: MRHVNDLKSEPSKSRIVSIIVVIVVIIILFASIKVVDDGQVGVKKTLGHIADEEVDTGLTLIIPIIQSLEIYDVKTQEIKETSMVPSSEGLIITLDVSVLYRLQNAEVAELRKSVNKDFKETLIIPYIRNEIRDTVSGYEAKTIYSQEGRKEVALQVQTNLVEKLSVRGILIEDVLLRDIKLPQKVTQAIELKLEKEQESQRKEFELISATKDAEIEVARAKGVAEANRIISGSISSQYIQYLWVQGLNDGNSEVIYVPTEANLPILEATRNSGMGLPIVE; this comes from the coding sequence ATGAGACATGTGAATGATTTGAAGAGTGAACCTTCAAAAAGCAGAATAGTTTCTATTATTGTAGTTATAGTGGTAATTATTATTCTTTTTGCAAGTATAAAAGTTGTAGATGATGGTCAAGTAGGTGTGAAAAAAACACTCGGCCATATAGCAGATGAAGAAGTAGATACGGGACTTACTTTAATTATTCCTATTATTCAATCCCTTGAAATTTATGATGTAAAAACTCAAGAAATAAAAGAAACGTCTATGGTTCCGTCCTCCGAAGGGTTGATTATTACGTTGGACGTGAGTGTTCTTTATCGCTTGCAAAATGCAGAGGTTGCTGAACTTCGAAAATCGGTAAATAAAGATTTTAAAGAAACATTAATTATTCCCTATATTCGAAATGAAATACGAGATACGGTTTCAGGCTATGAAGCAAAAACTATTTACTCTCAAGAAGGACGTAAAGAAGTAGCATTACAAGTGCAAACTAATTTAGTTGAAAAATTAAGTGTTAGAGGTATACTTATTGAAGATGTGCTTTTAAGAGATATTAAACTACCTCAAAAAGTAACGCAAGCAATTGAGCTTAAACTCGAGAAAGAACAAGAATCACAACGAAAAGAATTTGAACTTATTTCTGCAACAAAAGATGCGGAAATTGAAGTTGCTCGAGCAAAAGGAGTTGCTGAAGCAAACAGAATTATTTCGGGTTCTATTTCTTCGCAATACATTCAGTATTTATGGGTGCAAGGATTAAATGATGGAAATAGTGAAGTTATCTATGTTCCAACAGAAGCAAACCTTCCTATACTTGAAGCAACAAGAAATTCTGGAATGGGATTGCCCATAGTAGAATAA
- a CDS encoding Fic family protein has protein sequence MVYLRTKTVKGVPYYYLIQSVRKNGKTKKIEKYIGRQEPSEHELETLKLDFLAHLQSKEWICIDKETFELIEKIRSYKPELKDEQLMDFCINFTYNTNAIEGNKLTPEETKDLFHKDVPSEKPFKDHIESFAHWRVFMNMSTVKKPLTKELILHWHKELFKQAKPSIAGKFRKANVRVAGYKAAHYLDVPYLIDEFIEWFKEHRNKMHPVELAAMTHLKFVKIHPFLDGNGRIARLLLNYVLNRSNYPMMTIEYKNRESYYTALDKFDETQEEEVFVKYIVESFLREHASAE, from the coding sequence ATGGTATATCTACGCACTAAAACGGTCAAAGGAGTTCCTTACTACTATCTTATACAGAGTGTTAGAAAGAATGGCAAGACCAAGAAGATAGAGAAATATATTGGTAGACAAGAGCCTAGTGAACACGAGCTTGAAACACTTAAGCTCGATTTTCTAGCTCACTTGCAAAGTAAAGAATGGATATGTATAGATAAAGAGACCTTTGAACTTATTGAGAAAATTAGAAGCTATAAGCCAGAACTTAAAGACGAGCAACTCATGGATTTCTGTATTAATTTCACCTATAACACAAACGCAATTGAGGGAAACAAGCTCACTCCTGAAGAAACTAAAGATTTATTCCACAAAGACGTTCCTTCAGAAAAGCCTTTCAAAGATCATATTGAAAGTTTCGCGCATTGGAGAGTATTCATGAATATGAGTACCGTTAAAAAACCATTAACAAAAGAACTTATCTTGCACTGGCACAAGGAATTATTTAAACAAGCTAAACCAAGTATCGCAGGTAAATTTCGTAAAGCTAATGTTCGCGTTGCAGGCTATAAAGCAGCTCACTATTTAGATGTTCCCTATCTTATTGACGAATTCATTGAATGGTTCAAAGAACATCGTAATAAAATGCATCCTGTTGAGCTTGCTGCAATGACACATCTTAAATTTGTAAAAATCCATCCTTTTCTTGATGGTAATGGACGGATTGCGCGATTGCTGCTTAATTATGTACTAAACAGAAGCAATTATCCTATGATGACTATTGAATATAAAAATAGAGAATCTTATTACACTGCACTTGATAAATTCGATGAAACTCAAGAAGAAGAAGTGTTTGTAAAGTATATTGTTGAGAGTTTCCTTCGTGAACACGCATCCGCTGAGTAA
- a CDS encoding AAA family ATPase — protein sequence MIIGITGTLGAGKGTIVEYLVGKKGFHHFSARALINEEITKRGLSINRDNMVAVANDMRAKHSPSWVAEELFLRAQKLGGDSVIESLRAVGEVEKLREQPDFIFFAIDADRKIRFERVQQRNDVQSDDVDFQKFTEQEELEMQSTDPTKQNLSACISMADYVFQNNGTIEELENQVEAVLNELRTKEN from the coding sequence ATGATAATAGGTATAACAGGAACACTTGGAGCGGGGAAAGGAACCATTGTTGAGTATTTGGTGGGGAAGAAAGGATTTCATCATTTTTCTGCGCGAGCACTCATTAACGAAGAGATAACGAAGCGAGGACTTTCTATTAATCGAGACAATATGGTTGCAGTTGCAAACGACATGCGCGCAAAACACTCGCCAAGCTGGGTTGCTGAAGAACTCTTTCTTCGAGCGCAAAAACTAGGTGGCGACTCAGTCATTGAAAGTCTTCGAGCAGTCGGTGAAGTAGAAAAATTGCGCGAGCAACCAGACTTTATTTTCTTTGCAATAGATGCTGATAGAAAAATACGCTTTGAGCGAGTACAACAAAGAAATGATGTCCAATCAGACGATGTTGACTTTCAAAAATTCACCGAGCAAGAAGAATTAGAAATGCAATCAACAGATCCAACAAAACAAAACTTATCGGCATGCATTAGCATGGCAGATTATGTTTTTCAAAACAATGGAACCATTGAAGAATTAGAAAACCAAGTTGAGGCGGTGCTTAATGAGCTCAGAACAAAAGAAAACTAA
- a CDS encoding dCMP deaminase family protein has product MSSEQKKTKQEFVSKRNDYISWDDYFMGVAMLSAMRSKDPSSQVGACIVDKQNHIIGTGYNGWPIGIDNDALPWARQGDLLNTKYPYVVHAEANAILNATRDLQGATLYVALTPCNECAKLIIQKGIKEVVYISDKYADVDIFIAAKKMLNMAGVNLRQLKPAESELIIDFEKINN; this is encoded by the coding sequence ATGAGCTCAGAACAAAAGAAAACTAAACAAGAATTTGTTTCTAAACGAAACGATTATATTTCCTGGGATGATTATTTTATGGGTGTTGCTATGCTTTCAGCAATGCGCAGTAAAGATCCTAGTTCACAAGTTGGTGCTTGTATTGTTGATAAGCAAAATCATATTATTGGAACGGGCTATAATGGTTGGCCGATAGGAATTGATAATGATGCATTGCCGTGGGCACGACAAGGTGATCTACTTAATACAAAATATCCTTATGTAGTTCACGCCGAAGCAAACGCGATTCTTAATGCGACACGAGATTTGCAAGGAGCAACCCTTTATGTGGCACTTACTCCTTGTAATGAATGTGCGAAACTTATTATCCAAAAAGGAATTAAAGAAGTCGTTTATATTAGTGATAAATATGCAGATGTAGATATTTTTATTGCGGCAAAGAAAATGCTTAACATGGCCGGAGTAAACCTACGACAGCTTAAACCAGCAGAATCAGAACTTATTATCGATTTTGAAAAAATAAATAATTAA
- a CDS encoding TCP-1/cpn60 chaperonin family protein — MSQQDTNANDYLLAEGTKRDQGRTAQRMNILAAKLVAETVRTTLGPQGMDKMIVNSLGDATITNDGATILKEMNIEHPTAKMIVEIAKTQEDEVGDGTTTAVVLAGEFLKKAEELLEQGIHPTVIIKGYRQAAKIAQKILLNMSEMITEKDTTTLNKLAMTAMTGKVAEGAKEHLASIVVKALQKIKEEEDINIDNVKLEKKVGSSVEETELIEGVVIDKEKVHAGMPTSVKNAKIALIDSPLEMRRTETDARISITDPDKLQAFLDMEENMLKKIVDTITKTGASVVFCQKGVDEVVQYLLAQRGIYTCRRVKKSDMKNIARATGGNIISNVNDLQKDHLGKAGLVEEVKVGDEEMTFVRDCKNPKAVTILVRATTEHTADEVNRALDDALGNVASALRAHRVVGGAGATETELTRNLQHFGQKVSGKEQLAILAFAKAIEVIPKTLAENAGLDAINIISDLNAAHDKGKKWAGVNVFNGKIIDAFKEGIVEPLPIKTQAIASASEVAVLILRIDDVIVAGVPEQSSRGNPGEGFE; from the coding sequence ATGAGTCAACAAGATACTAACGCAAACGATTATCTTCTCGCAGAAGGAACCAAACGAGATCAAGGAAGAACCGCGCAAAGAATGAACATTCTTGCTGCAAAACTTGTAGCTGAAACTGTTCGAACAACACTCGGTCCACAAGGAATGGATAAAATGATTGTTAATTCACTTGGCGATGCAACTATTACTAATGATGGCGCAACCATTCTTAAGGAAATGAATATTGAGCATCCGACAGCTAAGATGATTGTTGAGATTGCTAAAACGCAAGAAGATGAAGTTGGTGATGGGACAACAACTGCAGTTGTACTTGCTGGCGAATTCTTAAAAAAAGCTGAAGAACTACTTGAGCAAGGTATTCATCCAACAGTTATTATCAAAGGATATCGTCAAGCTGCAAAAATAGCACAAAAAATATTACTTAATATGAGTGAGATGATTACCGAAAAAGATACAACAACACTTAATAAACTTGCCATGACTGCAATGACAGGCAAAGTTGCAGAAGGTGCAAAAGAACATCTTGCATCAATTGTTGTTAAAGCACTTCAAAAAATCAAAGAAGAAGAAGACATCAACATCGATAATGTAAAGCTTGAAAAAAAAGTAGGCAGTAGTGTTGAAGAAACAGAACTCATTGAAGGTGTTGTTATTGATAAAGAAAAAGTGCACGCGGGCATGCCAACATCTGTAAAAAATGCAAAGATTGCGCTTATTGATTCTCCTTTAGAAATGCGTAGAACTGAAACTGACGCACGTATTTCAATTACTGATCCTGATAAATTACAAGCATTTTTGGATATGGAAGAAAATATGCTTAAAAAAATAGTTGATACTATTACAAAAACTGGCGCAAGTGTCGTGTTTTGTCAAAAGGGTGTTGATGAGGTAGTACAGTATCTCCTTGCGCAACGCGGTATTTATACCTGTCGTCGAGTAAAAAAATCCGATATGAAAAATATTGCTCGAGCAACAGGAGGCAATATTATTAGTAATGTAAATGATTTACAAAAAGATCATCTTGGAAAGGCAGGTCTTGTTGAAGAAGTAAAAGTCGGCGATGAAGAAATGACCTTTGTTCGTGATTGCAAAAATCCTAAAGCAGTTACCATACTAGTAAGGGCAACAACAGAACATACTGCTGATGAAGTGAATCGCGCACTAGACGATGCATTAGGCAATGTTGCAAGCGCGCTTCGAGCACATCGTGTTGTTGGTGGCGCAGGCGCAACTGAAACAGAACTCACAAGAAACCTGCAGCATTTTGGACAAAAAGTATCAGGCAAAGAACAACTTGCAATTTTAGCATTCGCAAAAGCTATTGAGGTTATTCCTAAAACGCTTGCAGAAAATGCTGGTCTTGATGCTATTAATATTATTTCTGATCTTAATGCTGCTCACGATAAAGGAAAAAAATGGGCGGGCGTTAACGTGTTTAATGGTAAAATTATCGATGCCTTTAAAGAAGGTATTGTTGAACCACTTCCAATAAAGACACAGGCTATCGCAAGTGCTAGCGAAGTGGCTGTTTTAATTCTGCGCATTGATGATGTCATCGTTGCAGGAGTTCCAGAACAATCATCACGGGGCAATCCCGGTGAAGGCTTTGAATAA
- a CDS encoding zinc finger domain-containing protein, whose product MTDKIKHDSATNTALTNDIGSTSFPCPNCGKQIIYRSRKSREIVVKYTCPECGFVGPN is encoded by the coding sequence ATGACTGACAAAATTAAACACGATTCAGCAACTAATACTGCTTTAACCAATGATATTGGTTCGACCAGTTTTCCTTGTCCTAACTGCGGTAAACAGATTATTTATAGAAGCCGAAAGTCTCGGGAAATTGTAGTAAAATACACCTGTCCTGAATGTGGTTTTGTAGGACCTAACTAG
- a CDS encoding transcription factor S, translating into MMFCPKCGSLLKTKQQKTKTVLFCSCGYSSDMKKENATIKETVQNEEEDIQVVENADVHPLTDADCPKCGHDKAFYWLKQTRAGDEPETKFFRCEKCKHTWRDYS; encoded by the coding sequence ATGATGTTTTGTCCAAAATGCGGAAGTTTGCTTAAAACCAAGCAGCAAAAAACAAAAACGGTTTTGTTTTGTAGTTGTGGTTATAGTAGTGATATGAAAAAAGAGAATGCTACTATCAAAGAAACAGTGCAAAACGAGGAAGAAGACATTCAGGTTGTTGAAAATGCTGATGTTCACCCATTAACTGATGCTGATTGTCCTAAGTGCGGTCATGATAAAGCGTTTTATTGGCTCAAACAAACACGAGCTGGCGACGAACCAGAAACCAAATTCTTTAGATGCGAAAAGTGTAAGCATACATGGAGAGATTATTCATAA
- a CDS encoding 50S ribosomal protein L44e, whose amino-acid sequence MKVPKVTKRHCPTCKKHTEHKVLESKRRARNQTHPMSVGSTHRVRARGLRRGAGGLGRYSKPAIAKWKLTGKKTTKKTDFRYECSVCKKQHVQAGGIRAKKVELI is encoded by the coding sequence ATGAAAGTACCTAAAGTTACTAAACGACATTGTCCAACGTGCAAAAAACACACAGAACACAAAGTTTTAGAATCCAAACGTCGAGCTAGAAACCAAACTCATCCAATGAGTGTTGGTTCAACTCATCGAGTAAGAGCGAGGGGTTTACGTCGAGGTGCAGGTGGTCTAGGTCGTTATTCTAAGCCTGCAATTGCTAAATGGAAATTAACAGGTAAAAAAACTACAAAAAAAACTGATTTCCGGTATGAATGTAGCGTGTGCAAAAAACAACATGTACAAGCAGGCGGTATTCGAGCAAAAAAAGTGGAACTTATTTAG
- a CDS encoding 30S ribosomal protein S27e, protein MSTEPTSKFIKVRCPKCKNEQIVFGKSASEVKCLVCDKVLAEPTGGKTRVKARVLEVLE, encoded by the coding sequence ATGTCTACAGAACCTACATCAAAATTTATTAAAGTGCGTTGTCCGAAATGCAAAAACGAACAAATTGTTTTTGGAAAAAGCGCAAGCGAAGTAAAATGTCTAGTTTGTGATAAAGTATTAGCAGAACCAACAGGCGGCAAAACGCGAGTCAAAGCACGAGTACTTGAAGTACTAGAATAA
- a CDS encoding S1 RNA-binding domain-containing protein, whose product MLFEKTGYPEEGDIIFCTVTKIHFHSVFVTLDEYRGKQGMIHISEVSPGRIRNLGDYVKEGKVIICKVLKINKERGHIDLSLRRVNESQRRAKIEERKQQAIAENILQSYIQLHKGDIKELYKTVAQKVLEHYETIYAAFEDVVENEAKLSDTGLDTKLSQDIEKFVRERIKQKQVEIIGELAIESYAKNGAELVNNFMKKIVAISELLHVQFLGSGKFKIEVRAREYKVAEAVIAQLEEEVTTVTSKETICTFERV is encoded by the coding sequence ATGTTATTTGAAAAAACAGGTTATCCGGAAGAAGGCGACATCATTTTTTGTACGGTAACGAAGATTCATTTCCACTCAGTCTTTGTAACTCTTGATGAATACAGAGGCAAACAAGGTATGATTCACATTTCAGAAGTAAGTCCTGGAAGAATTAGAAACCTTGGGGATTATGTAAAAGAAGGAAAAGTTATTATTTGTAAAGTTCTTAAAATAAATAAAGAGCGAGGCCATATTGACCTCTCGCTTAGACGGGTTAATGAAAGTCAACGCCGAGCAAAAATTGAAGAGAGAAAACAACAAGCAATTGCAGAAAATATATTACAATCATATATACAACTGCACAAAGGAGATATCAAAGAACTCTATAAAACAGTTGCACAAAAAGTCTTAGAACATTATGAAACAATTTATGCTGCATTTGAAGATGTTGTTGAAAACGAAGCAAAACTTTCAGATACAGGTCTTGATACAAAACTTTCTCAAGACATTGAAAAATTTGTGCGAGAACGAATTAAACAAAAACAAGTTGAAATTATAGGTGAGCTCGCAATTGAAAGTTACGCTAAAAACGGTGCTGAACTAGTAAATAATTTTATGAAAAAAATAGTTGCTATTAGCGAATTACTTCATGTTCAATTCTTAGGTTCGGGAAAATTTAAAATTGAAGTGCGAGCACGCGAATACAAAGTAGCAGAAGCAGTTATTGCGCAACTTGAAGAAGAAGTTACAACAGTTACTAGTAAAGAAACTATTTGTACTTTTGAGCGAGTGTGA